A single genomic interval of Rosistilla ulvae harbors:
- a CDS encoding DUF1592 domain-containing protein, which produces MTNQFIEPHLVVPPTSKVPRCFIATLLFLAAGLGLESAAGGSEPFEAFLETHCVRCHGPENEEGDVRINQLSRDFKSGIDSHHWAEALEKINSGEMPPENEPQPTLAEISAFVAKLDARLKEGRAARMAARPAVAHYRLSRKEYQNTVYDLLGVRYDPTKPGELNEDTLWHGFERIGSELSLSPSHIDRYYRAAELVLDRAFPATSSETRKVHKTAAELRYRGGKAQQAALDRFGIKRPLRYLLFPGNVQNALSSNWFGRTGPEHSGLYKVRIQASGIRPTDGQPAHLSIGKRTGEETVDGLIEFDLTAPEDSPQVYEFEVFLEMPTSLHFCVVATDVVDRRAGAAFRNALSSRGGYIFTHSSETLLLNPNAPQMFDDKGNGIFSTVLLDWIQWEGPLVTESEKSLRNDLVPPDDAAPEVVAAHLQRFAERAWRRPVKTEELEAYLQAYRFEREAGEKTADAFRVAMVGVLTSRHFIYLVEGEPEARERLNDWELASRLSYFLWSSMPDDILFNAAQAGSLNGDGLKQEVDRMLTDDKIHRLVDDFSRQWLQLHRVGMFPPDKKLYPVYDAWLETSMRSEPIEYFREMFAKNLPIDSFIDSDWTMANARLCDFYGLPEPKSGGFQRVALKPEDHRGGLLTMGAVLGLTSDGTRHRPVHRGVWVSESIFNKTPPPPPANVSAIEPTPPKSPKATLRQKIEAHRSDANCAACHARIDPLGLAWDNYDAIGQWRTHEKAAAGLGEDPKIDSSGVLPGGRSFEDSVQFKQLLLEDRDQIARAFIEHLCTYALRRVLTVDDQEEVAAIQAEAKKHDYRVKDVVRAVALSNLIRKR; this is translated from the coding sequence ATGACGAACCAATTCATCGAACCCCATCTCGTCGTTCCTCCCACCTCGAAGGTGCCTCGCTGCTTCATCGCCACCCTGTTGTTCCTCGCTGCCGGACTTGGCTTAGAGAGTGCCGCCGGCGGGTCGGAACCGTTTGAAGCCTTCCTGGAGACGCATTGCGTGCGGTGCCATGGCCCTGAGAACGAAGAGGGGGACGTGCGGATCAACCAACTCTCTCGCGATTTCAAGTCGGGCATCGACAGCCATCACTGGGCGGAGGCGCTCGAGAAGATCAACAGCGGCGAGATGCCCCCCGAGAACGAGCCGCAGCCAACGCTGGCGGAGATCTCGGCATTTGTTGCGAAGCTCGACGCGAGGCTTAAAGAGGGACGGGCGGCGCGGATGGCGGCCCGACCAGCAGTGGCACATTATCGTCTGAGTCGCAAAGAATATCAGAATACCGTCTATGATCTGCTCGGCGTGCGCTATGATCCCACCAAGCCGGGCGAGTTGAACGAAGATACGCTATGGCATGGTTTTGAGCGCATCGGGTCCGAGCTTTCACTCTCCCCATCGCATATCGATCGCTACTACCGCGCCGCGGAACTCGTCCTCGACAGGGCCTTCCCCGCTACCTCCAGCGAGACACGCAAAGTCCACAAGACTGCTGCCGAATTGCGGTACCGCGGTGGCAAGGCCCAACAAGCGGCGTTGGACCGATTCGGCATCAAGCGGCCGCTGCGGTATCTGCTGTTTCCCGGCAATGTCCAGAACGCGCTCTCGTCCAACTGGTTCGGAAGGACGGGGCCGGAGCACAGTGGGCTGTACAAAGTCCGCATCCAAGCCAGTGGAATCCGGCCGACCGATGGCCAGCCGGCCCATCTGAGCATCGGCAAGCGGACGGGTGAGGAGACGGTGGATGGCCTCATCGAGTTTGACCTCACCGCCCCGGAGGATAGTCCGCAGGTTTATGAGTTCGAGGTGTTTCTCGAGATGCCCACGAGCCTGCACTTCTGCGTGGTGGCGACCGATGTAGTGGACCGAAGAGCCGGTGCCGCCTTCCGCAATGCGCTCAGCAGCCGAGGCGGTTACATCTTCACACACAGCAGCGAGACCCTGCTCCTGAATCCGAACGCTCCACAGATGTTCGATGACAAGGGGAACGGCATCTTCTCCACCGTGCTCCTCGATTGGATCCAGTGGGAGGGACCACTTGTTACGGAATCTGAAAAGTCACTGCGCAACGATCTTGTCCCTCCCGATGACGCGGCGCCCGAAGTGGTCGCAGCGCATCTTCAACGCTTCGCCGAACGAGCCTGGCGGCGGCCGGTGAAAACGGAAGAGCTGGAGGCATATCTGCAAGCCTACCGCTTCGAGCGAGAAGCAGGAGAGAAGACGGCCGACGCCTTTCGTGTCGCGATGGTGGGCGTGCTGACCTCCAGACACTTCATCTACCTCGTCGAGGGCGAACCGGAGGCTCGCGAACGCCTCAACGACTGGGAACTGGCCTCCAGGCTCTCGTATTTCCTTTGGAGTTCGATGCCCGACGATATCCTATTCAACGCTGCCCAAGCGGGCTCCCTGAATGGTGATGGGCTGAAGCAGGAAGTGGACCGGATGTTGACGGACGACAAGATCCATCGCCTGGTCGACGACTTCTCGCGACAGTGGCTGCAACTGCACCGCGTGGGAATGTTTCCCCCTGACAAGAAGCTCTACCCCGTCTACGACGCGTGGCTCGAGACGAGCATGCGATCTGAGCCGATCGAATATTTCCGTGAGATGTTCGCGAAGAACCTACCGATCGACAGTTTCATCGATTCCGATTGGACGATGGCCAACGCCCGGCTGTGCGATTTCTACGGACTGCCGGAACCCAAGTCGGGCGGCTTTCAGCGCGTCGCGCTGAAGCCCGAGGATCATCGCGGCGGTCTGCTCACGATGGGGGCGGTACTCGGGCTGACCTCCGACGGCACTCGCCATCGCCCGGTCCACCGCGGCGTGTGGGTCAGCGAATCGATCTTCAACAAAACGCCCCCGCCCCCGCCAGCCAACGTGAGCGCCATCGAACCCACTCCGCCGAAAAGCCCTAAGGCCACCCTTCGCCAGAAGATCGAGGCGCATCGCAGCGACGCCAACTGTGCCGCTTGCCACGCGAGAATCGACCCCTTGGGACTCGCCTGGGATAACTACGATGCCATCGGCCAGTGGCGCACCCACGAAAAGGCCGCGGCGGGCCTCGGTGAGGATCCCAAGATCGATTCCTCCGGCGTGCTACCTGGCGGCCGTTCATTCGAGGATTCTGTCCAATTCAAACAGCTGCTGCTCGAAGACCGCGACCAAATCGCGCGGGCCTTCATCGAACACCTTTGCACCTACGCTCTCCGCCGCGTCCTCACCGTGGACGATCAAGAGGAAGTGGCGGCGATCCAGGCGGAAGCCAAAAAGCACGACTACCGTGTCAAAGATGTCGTCCGAGCCGTGGCCCTGTCCAACCTGATCCGCAAACGCTAA